Genomic DNA from Spiroplasma alleghenense:
TTTAAAACCATCTGAGAAAACTCCGCAACTAGCAAAAAGATTAGCAGAAATTTTTAATCAAGCTGGTCTACCAGATGGGGTGTTTAATATTTTAAATGGTGGCAAAGATGCTGTTAATGCAATTTTACAAAATTCAGATATTCAAGGAATATCTTTTGTTGGATCAAAAAAAGTTGGGGAATATATTTATCAAGAAGGTTCTAAAAATTTCAAAAGAGTTCAATCTCTAACTGGAGCAAAAAATCATGCGATAATTTTAAAGGATGCAAACATTGATCACGCAGTTGATCAAATATTGAAATCAGCTTTTGGTTCTGCTGGGGAACGTTGCATGGCTTGCTCGGTAGTTGTTATTGAAAAGGAAATTGCTGATGAATTTTGTGATAAATTAAAAAACGCAGCACTAGAAATAAAAATTGGTAATGGATTAGATGAAAATAATAATCTAGGCCCGGTAATTAGTCAAGAAAGTTTGAATAACATTTTGAATTATATTGATTTTGGAATTAAAGAAAAAGCTAAATTAATATTAGATGGTCGTAAAGTAATTGATGATTCTGGCTACTTTATTGGTCCAACAATTTTTGATCAGGTTACAACAGAAATGAAAATTTGAAAAGACGAAATTTTTGGTCCTCTATTATCAATTGTGAGAGTATCCAGTTTAGAAGCCGCTATTAGAATTTCCAATGAATCACAATTTGGTAACGGAGCTTGTCTTTTTACAGATAGCGCTTCAGCAATTAGAACTTTTAGAGAAAATATTGATGCAGGTATGCTAGGAATAAATTTAGGAGTTCCCGCTCCAATTGCAAGTTTTCCATTTTCAGGATGAAAAGATTCTTTCTATGGAACTTCTCACACTAACGGTAAAGATGGCGTGGCTTTTTATACTCGTAGAAAAGTAGTTACGGCTTTGTTAAACATCGGGAAAACAAAATAGTGCAAAAATCATTAATTCATCGAAACCCAAACCTGAGTCAAGAAAAAATTTATGAGTTACATGATGTTAATTCGAGAAATTCAAATCTTAAATACATCAGTTTTAAAGTAATAAAAATGAAAAAAAATGAGAAGTTGAATTTCTTTGCCAAGGAGTACGAGCTTTGTATTGTGCCCCAAAATGGGATAATAAAAATTAAGAGTTCTAAATCAGAAAAAAGTTTTACAATTTCAAGAACTAAAGGAGTTTTTATTAAAGAACCAAGTGATTGCTTATATGTGGGTGAGTGAGATGAGATAAATTTTGATGCAAAAAGTGATTGTGAATTTCTTGTTGCAATGGCCAAATCTCAAAAAAATTTGCCAACAATAATTATTAAAGGCGATGAAATTAATGTGGAAAAACGTGGCGGACACGGCAATAGAAGAACCGTTTTTAATATACTCAATGATAGTAATCCTATTGCCAGTAGCTTAATAGTTGTTGAGGTATTCACAGATCAAGGCAATTGAAGTAGCTATCCACCCCATAAGCATGATGAATTTATTGAAAACAAGGAAAATATTTTAGAAGAAATTTATTTTCATAAAATTAGTTCTGAAAGAGGATTTGTCCTACAAAGAATCTATGATAAAAACCAAATTGATAAAACTTTTGTTGTCAAAAATAATGACATAATTTTGGTAAAAAAAGGTTACCATCCAGTTTCTGTTCCACCCGGATATAATTCTTATTATTTGAATATAATGGCTGGACCTATTAAAAAATGAAACTTTACAAATGACTTAGATCATGAATGAATTATTAATAAATAGAATATTCGAGGTAAAGAATGAACGGATTAGACATAATAACTTTTGGTAGAGCTTGTATTGACTTGAACTCTGTAGAAATTAATGTTCCGATGGAAAAAACTAAAACATTTGCAAAATATG
This window encodes:
- a CDS encoding CoA-acylating methylmalonate-semialdehyde dehydrogenase, yielding MKEYVIVDNYINGNWVKNKSENYLDLINPATKEKIGKVALSNNEDLKHVVESSKSAFKIWSKFSTPKRVNILINFLQLVKDNKKQLAEIITIENGKPIAESIGEVQRGVESIQHAISVMTLSMGDSLGNIATGVEATSYNYPIGIVAGICPFNFPMMVPCWMFPLAIALGNCFILKPSEKTPQLAKRLAEIFNQAGLPDGVFNILNGGKDAVNAILQNSDIQGISFVGSKKVGEYIYQEGSKNFKRVQSLTGAKNHAIILKDANIDHAVDQILKSAFGSAGERCMACSVVVIEKEIADEFCDKLKNAALEIKIGNGLDENNNLGPVISQESLNNILNYIDFGIKEKAKLILDGRKVIDDSGYFIGPTIFDQVTTEMKIWKDEIFGPLLSIVRVSSLEAAIRISNESQFGNGACLFTDSASAIRTFRENIDAGMLGINLGVPAPIASFPFSGWKDSFYGTSHTNGKDGVAFYTRRKVVTALLNIGKTK
- the iolB gene encoding 5-deoxy-glucuronate isomerase: MQKSLIHRNPNLSQEKIYELHDVNSRNSNLKYISFKVIKMKKNEKLNFFAKEYELCIVPQNGIIKIKSSKSEKSFTISRTKGVFIKEPSDCLYVGEWDEINFDAKSDCEFLVAMAKSQKNLPTIIIKGDEINVEKRGGHGNRRTVFNILNDSNPIASSLIVVEVFTDQGNWSSYPPHKHDEFIENKENILEEIYFHKISSERGFVLQRIYDKNQIDKTFVVKNNDIILVKKGYHPVSVPPGYNSYYLNIMAGPIKKWNFTNDLDHEWIINK